A region from the Streptomyces lydicus genome encodes:
- the ilvD gene encoding dihydroxy-acid dehydratase, with amino-acid sequence MPELRSRTVTHGRNMAGARALMQASGVAREDFGKPIIAVANSFTEFVPGHTHLQPVGRIVSEAIHEAGGIAREFNTIAVDDGIAMGHGGMLYSLPSRDLIADSVEYMVEAHCADALICISNCDKITPGMLMAAMRLNIPTVFVSGGPMESGKATLVDGTVRTLDLVDAISDAVNDKISDEDILRIEENACPTCGSCSGMFTANSMNCLTEAIGLSLPGNGSVLATHTARRALYENAGRTVVEITKRHYDEDDHTVLPRNIGTRAAFENAMALDIAMGGSTNTILHLLAAAQEAGLDFDLEDINAVSRRVPCLAKVAPNVAPGGTYYMEDVHRAGGIPAILGELYRAGLLNEDVHTVHSASIEEWLKTWDVRGGSPSDVAVELWHAAPGCKRSATAFSQSERWDSLDVDAEGGCIRDLAHAYSADGGLAVLKGNLAEDGCVVKTAGVDESIWTFEGPAVVCESQEEAVDKILKKQVKEGDVVVIRYEGPKGGPGMQEMLYPTSFLKGRGLGKTCALVTDGRFSGGTSGLSIGHASPEAASGGTIALVEDGDRIKIDIPHRTIELLVGEVELESRRLALEGVYAPKNRERKVSQALRAYAAMATSADKGAVRDVSKLG; translated from the coding sequence GTGCCCGAGCTGAGGTCCCGCACCGTTACCCATGGCCGCAACATGGCCGGCGCCCGAGCCCTTATGCAGGCCTCCGGCGTAGCGCGGGAGGACTTCGGCAAGCCGATCATCGCCGTAGCCAACAGCTTCACCGAGTTCGTTCCCGGCCACACCCACCTCCAGCCGGTCGGCCGGATCGTCTCCGAGGCGATCCACGAGGCCGGCGGCATCGCCCGCGAGTTCAACACCATCGCGGTCGACGACGGCATCGCCATGGGCCACGGCGGCATGCTCTACAGCCTGCCCTCCCGCGACCTGATCGCCGACTCCGTCGAGTACATGGTCGAGGCGCACTGCGCCGACGCGCTGATCTGCATCTCCAACTGCGACAAGATCACCCCGGGCATGCTGATGGCCGCGATGCGGCTCAACATCCCGACGGTCTTCGTCTCCGGCGGCCCGATGGAGTCCGGCAAGGCGACCCTCGTCGACGGCACGGTCCGCACCCTCGACCTGGTCGACGCGATCTCGGACGCCGTCAACGACAAGATCTCGGACGAGGACATCCTCCGCATCGAGGAGAACGCCTGTCCGACCTGCGGTTCCTGTTCCGGCATGTTCACCGCCAACTCGATGAACTGCCTGACCGAGGCGATCGGCCTCTCGCTGCCCGGCAACGGCTCCGTGCTGGCCACTCACACCGCCCGCCGGGCGCTGTACGAGAACGCAGGACGCACGGTCGTCGAGATCACCAAGCGGCACTACGACGAGGACGACCACACCGTCCTGCCGCGCAACATCGGCACCCGCGCCGCCTTCGAGAACGCCATGGCCCTGGACATCGCCATGGGCGGCTCGACGAACACGATCCTGCACCTGCTCGCCGCGGCCCAGGAAGCCGGTCTCGACTTCGACCTGGAGGACATCAACGCGGTCTCCCGCCGGGTGCCCTGCCTGGCCAAGGTCGCCCCGAACGTCGCCCCGGGCGGCACGTACTACATGGAGGACGTGCACCGAGCCGGCGGCATCCCCGCCATCCTCGGCGAGCTCTACCGCGCCGGACTCCTCAACGAGGACGTGCACACCGTGCACAGCGCCTCGATCGAGGAATGGCTCAAGACCTGGGACGTGCGCGGCGGTTCCCCCTCTGACGTGGCCGTCGAGCTGTGGCACGCGGCCCCCGGCTGCAAGCGCTCGGCGACCGCCTTCTCCCAGTCCGAGCGCTGGGACAGCCTGGACGTCGACGCCGAGGGCGGCTGCATCCGCGACCTGGCGCACGCCTACTCCGCCGACGGCGGCCTGGCGGTCCTCAAGGGCAACCTCGCCGAGGACGGCTGCGTCGTGAAGACCGCCGGCGTCGACGAGTCGATCTGGACCTTCGAGGGCCCGGCCGTGGTCTGCGAATCGCAGGAAGAGGCCGTCGACAAGATCCTCAAGAAGCAGGTCAAGGAGGGCGACGTCGTCGTCATCCGCTACGAGGGCCCCAAGGGCGGCCCCGGCATGCAGGAAATGCTCTACCCGACGTCCTTCCTCAAGGGCCGCGGCCTGGGCAAGACCTGCGCCCTGGTCACCGACGGCCGCTTCTCCGGCGGCACCTCCGGCCTCTCCATCGGCCACGCCTCCCCCGAGGCGGCCTCCGGCGGCACCATCGCCCTCGTCGAGGACGGCGACCGCATCAAGATCGACATCCCCCACCGCACCATCGAACTCCTCGTCGGCGAGGTCGAGCTGGAATCCCGCCGACTGGCCCTCGAAGGCGTCTACGCCCCGAAGAACCGCGAGCGCAAGGTCTCCCAGGCCCTGCGCGCGTACGCAGCCATGGCCACCAGCGCCGACAAGGGCGCGGTGCGCGATGTGAGCAAGCTGGGCTGA
- a CDS encoding sigma-70 family RNA polymerase sigma factor — translation MSSRPEHPTHSTGAHRSRGDGRRRSRPQPSERPGPDAARPPDQRPDGYEPYLDGLFTYCLSVLCEHDAATAVLGEVLALAERHHGRRPADRGRHRSWLYALARWACLRRLAEGTGPAAKAPDPTAAATGPAAAMAETPGPAAAEADRRQRELAALAWPEAAGTLPEQREALELSVRHQLSADEVAAVLGTDPVATRALLATASCEVERTRAALAVVESGRCREVAQLAGDTQMLLGAALSRELVRHVDDCAECRRTAERATAPGTWPGTAPVSRGTLPLVAAPREAVLGALAAARRAKSGRAEGVAGAAHGGRTGGANGSPRYDRNGFPIGPPTDRVARRRRFRGRALTTTVVATVVAAPVLALWAAYHGSLATDEAADASPSVTASDTQTGDRGERLGGRPYENAGNARTTPDPGFRAGEGAPDVSVEVTSGDGTPQRTGEPGSRAESGPGRLTVAAQPSGRTTVITLTAAGRAPVRWRASAGAAWLQLSHTAGSLRPGESTTITVDIDHDREPAGHWHARIAIEPGGTAVTMKGQGTTGPAPGPQRPTPPKPKPTPRPSHPAPTPTPTPTSPAPTSTPPSPTPKPTGPDPSSTPSNTTRPARGGHWR, via the coding sequence ATGAGCAGCAGGCCCGAGCACCCCACGCACTCCACCGGCGCACACCGGTCGCGCGGCGACGGCCGGCGCCGGAGCCGGCCGCAGCCGTCCGAGCGGCCAGGACCGGACGCCGCACGCCCCCCGGACCAGCGCCCCGACGGCTACGAGCCTTATCTGGACGGGCTGTTCACCTACTGCCTGTCCGTGCTGTGCGAACACGACGCGGCGACCGCGGTGCTCGGCGAGGTGCTGGCGCTCGCCGAGCGGCACCACGGCAGGCGGCCCGCCGACCGGGGCCGCCACCGCTCCTGGCTCTACGCGCTGGCCCGTTGGGCCTGTCTGCGCCGGCTCGCCGAAGGGACCGGTCCGGCCGCCAAGGCACCGGACCCGACGGCCGCGGCCACCGGCCCGGCCGCGGCAATGGCCGAAACCCCGGGCCCGGCCGCCGCGGAAGCCGACCGCCGGCAGCGTGAACTCGCCGCACTGGCCTGGCCGGAGGCCGCCGGCACCCTCCCCGAGCAGCGCGAGGCGCTGGAGCTCTCGGTGCGCCACCAGCTGTCCGCCGACGAGGTCGCCGCGGTGCTCGGCACCGACCCGGTCGCCACCCGCGCGCTGCTGGCCACCGCCTCCTGCGAGGTGGAGCGGACCCGGGCGGCACTGGCCGTCGTCGAGTCCGGCCGCTGCCGCGAGGTGGCACAGCTGGCCGGGGACACCCAGATGCTGCTGGGCGCCGCGCTGAGCCGGGAGCTGGTGCGCCATGTCGACGACTGCGCCGAGTGCCGGCGGACCGCCGAGCGGGCCACCGCCCCGGGGACCTGGCCGGGCACCGCGCCGGTGTCCCGGGGGACGCTGCCGCTGGTCGCCGCGCCCCGTGAGGCCGTGCTCGGCGCGCTGGCGGCGGCCCGGCGCGCCAAGTCGGGCCGCGCGGAGGGCGTGGCCGGTGCGGCACACGGCGGCCGGACCGGTGGGGCAAACGGTTCTCCTCGCTATGACCGCAACGGATTTCCCATCGGCCCCCCGACGGACCGGGTGGCCCGCCGGCGCAGGTTCCGCGGCCGTGCGCTGACCACCACCGTGGTCGCCACGGTGGTCGCGGCGCCGGTGCTGGCCCTGTGGGCGGCGTACCACGGCAGCCTCGCCACCGATGAGGCGGCGGACGCCTCGCCCTCGGTGACGGCCAGCGACACGCAGACCGGGGACCGGGGCGAACGGCTGGGCGGCCGCCCGTACGAGAACGCCGGCAACGCCCGGACGACGCCCGACCCCGGATTCCGGGCCGGTGAGGGGGCGCCCGATGTGTCCGTCGAGGTGACCAGCGGGGACGGCACCCCGCAGCGGACGGGCGAGCCGGGCAGCCGCGCGGAGTCGGGCCCCGGCCGGCTGACGGTCGCCGCGCAGCCCAGCGGCCGGACCACGGTGATCACGCTCACCGCCGCGGGCAGGGCGCCGGTGCGCTGGCGGGCTTCGGCGGGCGCGGCCTGGCTGCAGCTGAGTCATACGGCGGGCTCGCTGCGGCCGGGCGAGTCCACCACGATCACGGTCGACATCGACCACGACCGGGAGCCCGCGGGCCACTGGCACGCCAGGATCGCCATCGAGCCGGGCGGCACCGCCGTGACGATGAAGGGCCAGGGCACGACCGGTCCCGCCCCCGGCCCGCAGCGTCCGACGCCGCCGAAGCCGAAGCCGACGCCCCGCCCGTCGCACCCGGCGCCGACGCCCACGCCGACCCCGACGTCCCCGGCGCCCACCTCCACGCCTCCGTCGCCGACCCCCAAGCCGACCGGCCCCGACCCGTCCTCGACCCCGTCGAACACGACTCGTCCCGCCCGCGGGGGCCATTGGCGCTGA
- a CDS encoding TetR family transcriptional regulator, protein MSDSGPGPDDARAPGPPPAPARRRGRPARAAAEAGPGARERILAAARTEFAERGYDKTSVRGIAKAAGVDAALVHHYFGTKEQVFEAAIELTFAPALTMPEALAGGGEAVGERIARFMFGIWENPVSRPALLAIMRSALTNDKAAAVLRGLIERRMLQRVAGELHVPDPRFRVQLAAGHLIGIAMLRYVIKMDPVASADPEEIIDMVAPTLQRYLTQP, encoded by the coding sequence GTGAGCGACAGCGGGCCCGGCCCGGACGACGCCCGCGCGCCCGGCCCGCCGCCCGCGCCGGCCCGCCGCCGGGGCCGCCCGGCCCGCGCCGCCGCCGAGGCCGGTCCCGGCGCCCGGGAACGGATTCTGGCCGCGGCCCGTACGGAGTTCGCCGAGCGCGGCTACGACAAGACCTCGGTCCGGGGCATCGCCAAGGCGGCCGGGGTGGACGCGGCGCTGGTGCATCACTACTTCGGCACCAAGGAGCAGGTCTTCGAGGCCGCCATCGAGCTGACCTTCGCGCCCGCGCTGACCATGCCGGAAGCCCTCGCGGGCGGCGGTGAAGCGGTGGGCGAGCGGATAGCCCGCTTCATGTTCGGCATCTGGGAGAACCCGGTCAGCCGGCCGGCCCTGCTGGCGATCATGCGTTCGGCGCTGACCAACGACAAGGCCGCTGCGGTGCTGCGCGGGCTCATCGAGCGGCGGATGCTGCAGCGGGTGGCGGGCGAACTGCACGTCCCCGACCCGCGGTTCCGGGTCCAGCTGGCCGCCGGGCACCTCATCGGGATCGCCATGCTGCGCTATGTGATCAAGATGGACCCGGTCGCCTCGGCGGACCCCGAGGAGATCATCGACATGGTCGCCCCGACCCTCCAGCGGTATCTGACGCAGCCCTGA
- the disA gene encoding DNA integrity scanning diadenylate cyclase DisA: MAANDRASTSGRSGGSSGTESLMRATLSAVAPGTALRDGLERILRGNTGGLIVLGFDKTVESMCTGGFVLDVEFTATRLRELCKLDGALVLDKDITKILRAGVQLVPDASIPTEETGTRHRTAQRVSIQAGFPVVSVSQSMRLIALYVDGERRVLEESAAILSRANQALATLERYKLRLDEVAGTLSALEIEDLVTVRDVTAVAQRLEMVRRIATEIAEYVVELGTDGRLLALQLEELIAGVEPERELVVRDYVPQPTAKRSRTVAEALAELDALSHTELLELPTVARALGYSGAPETLDSAVSPRGFRLLAKVPRLPGTVIERLVDHFGGLQKLLAASVDDLQTVDGVGEARARSVREGLSRLAESSILERYV; encoded by the coding sequence GTGGCAGCCAACGACCGGGCATCGACTTCCGGCAGGTCCGGTGGAAGCTCCGGCACCGAGAGCCTGATGCGCGCCACGCTGAGCGCCGTCGCGCCCGGTACCGCCCTGCGCGACGGCCTGGAGCGCATCCTCCGCGGCAATACGGGCGGGCTGATCGTGCTGGGCTTCGACAAGACCGTCGAATCCATGTGTACCGGCGGATTTGTCCTGGATGTCGAGTTCACCGCCACGCGGCTGCGCGAGCTGTGCAAGCTCGACGGGGCGCTGGTCCTCGACAAGGACATCACCAAAATCCTGCGGGCCGGCGTCCAGCTCGTCCCGGACGCCTCCATCCCCACGGAGGAGACCGGCACCCGCCACCGCACCGCCCAGCGCGTCTCGATCCAGGCCGGCTTCCCGGTCGTCTCGGTCAGCCAGTCGATGCGCCTGATCGCCCTCTATGTGGACGGCGAGCGCCGCGTCCTGGAGGAGTCGGCCGCGATCCTCTCCCGCGCCAACCAGGCACTGGCGACCCTGGAGCGCTACAAGCTCCGCCTGGACGAGGTCGCCGGCACGCTCTCCGCCCTGGAGATCGAGGACTTGGTGACGGTCCGCGATGTCACCGCGGTCGCCCAGCGCCTGGAGATGGTCCGCCGGATCGCCACCGAAATCGCCGAGTACGTCGTCGAGCTCGGCACGGACGGCCGGCTGCTCGCCCTCCAGCTGGAGGAGCTGATCGCCGGGGTGGAGCCGGAACGGGAGCTGGTCGTCCGCGACTACGTCCCCCAGCCGACCGCCAAGCGCTCCCGCACGGTCGCCGAAGCGCTCGCCGAGCTGGACGCCCTCAGCCACACCGAACTGCTCGAACTCCCCACGGTGGCCCGCGCGCTGGGCTACAGCGGAGCCCCCGAGACGCTGGACTCCGCGGTCTCCCCGCGCGGCTTCCGCCTGCTGGCGAAGGTCCCCCGGCTGCCCGGCACGGTCATCGAGCGCCTCGTCGACCACTTCGGCGGCCTGCAGAAGCTCCTCGCCGCCAGCGTCGACGACCTGCAGACGGTCGACGGCGTCGGCGAGGCCCGCGCCCGCTCGGTCCGCGAGGGCCTGTCGCGGCTGGCGGAGTCGTCGATCCTGGAGCGGTACGTCTGA
- a CDS encoding Ppx/GppA phosphatase family protein, with protein MRLGVLDVGSNTVHLLVVDAHPGARPLPAYSHKAELRLAELLDEAGAISDAGVERLVATVHEALQVAEDKGVESVLPFATSAVREATNGEDVLRRVALETEVDLQVLSGEDEARLTFLAARRWLGWSAGRLLVLDIGGGSLEVAYGLDEDPDVAVSLPLGAGRLTAGDLPGDPPEAEDVRTLRRRVRAEIAKVVSEFSRHGTPDRVVGTSKTFRQLARIAGAARSADGLYVQRELTRKKLEEWVPRLAAMSAAERGTLPGVSEGRSRQLLAGALVAEAAMDLFGVETLEICPWALREGVILRRLDHLP; from the coding sequence ATGAGACTCGGTGTCCTCGATGTGGGTTCGAATACGGTCCATCTGCTCGTGGTGGACGCACACCCGGGCGCGCGCCCGCTGCCCGCCTACTCGCACAAGGCGGAGCTGCGCCTCGCCGAACTCCTCGACGAGGCGGGCGCGATAAGCGATGCGGGGGTGGAGCGGCTGGTGGCCACCGTCCACGAAGCGCTCCAGGTGGCCGAGGACAAGGGCGTCGAGAGCGTGTTGCCGTTCGCCACCTCGGCGGTCCGCGAGGCCACCAACGGCGAGGACGTGCTGCGCCGGGTCGCCCTGGAGACCGAGGTCGACCTGCAGGTGCTGTCCGGCGAGGACGAGGCGCGGCTGACCTTCCTCGCCGCCCGCCGGTGGCTGGGCTGGTCGGCCGGCCGGCTGCTGGTGCTGGACATCGGCGGCGGCTCGCTGGAGGTCGCCTACGGCCTGGACGAGGACCCGGACGTGGCGGTGTCGCTGCCGCTGGGCGCCGGCCGGCTGACCGCGGGCGACCTGCCCGGCGACCCGCCGGAGGCCGAGGACGTCCGGACGCTGCGCCGCCGGGTGCGCGCCGAGATCGCCAAGGTGGTGAGCGAATTCAGCCGCCACGGCACCCCCGACCGGGTCGTCGGCACGTCCAAGACCTTCCGGCAGCTGGCCCGGATCGCCGGCGCCGCGCGCTCGGCGGACGGGCTGTACGTCCAGCGGGAGCTGACCCGGAAGAAGCTGGAGGAGTGGGTGCCGCGGCTGGCCGCGATGTCCGCGGCGGAGCGGGGCACGCTGCCCGGGGTGTCGGAGGGGCGCTCGCGGCAGCTGCTCGCCGGGGCGCTGGTCGCCGAGGCGGCGATGGACCTGTTCGGGGTCGAGACGCTGGAGATCTGCCCGTGGGCGCTGCGCGAGGGCGTCATTCTGCGGCGGCTGGACCACTTGCCGTAG
- a CDS encoding nucleotidyl transferase AbiEii/AbiGii toxin family protein, with amino-acid sequence MNLSDLHRRLLADVIAIGTPYPLVVTGGYAVQAHGLVNRLSQDLDVATENPAPMTEIIRTVSQGLAQRGWHVREIGTDPLSGRLIVADPRTGEECEVDILKEAFWAPPTTTEHGPVLSLDDVIGTKVRALADRGAVRDLIDVHAASRHHSTAELESLGRRHARIDFSLHDLRDRLSGADWYEDEEFSAYDLDADQIADLRTWALAWVTDLNTRLHTEQEPYDD; translated from the coding sequence ATGAACCTGAGCGACCTGCACCGCCGGCTCCTGGCCGACGTGATTGCCATCGGCACGCCCTACCCCCTCGTCGTCACCGGCGGATACGCCGTCCAGGCCCACGGCCTGGTCAACCGCCTGAGCCAAGACCTCGACGTCGCTACCGAGAACCCCGCTCCGATGACCGAGATCATCCGTACCGTGAGCCAGGGGCTGGCCCAGCGCGGCTGGCATGTCCGGGAGATCGGAACCGACCCGCTCTCCGGGCGCCTGATCGTCGCTGACCCTCGCACCGGCGAAGAGTGCGAGGTTGACATCCTCAAAGAGGCGTTCTGGGCGCCGCCCACCACCACGGAGCACGGCCCGGTTCTCTCCCTGGATGACGTGATCGGCACAAAGGTCCGCGCCCTGGCCGACCGCGGTGCGGTCCGTGACCTCATCGACGTCCACGCCGCCTCCCGTCACCACAGCACCGCTGAACTCGAATCGCTCGGCCGCCGTCATGCCCGCATCGACTTCAGCCTGCACGACCTTCGCGACCGGCTGTCCGGCGCCGACTGGTACGAAGACGAGGAATTCAGCGCCTACGACCTCGATGCCGACCAGATCGCAGACCTGCGCACCTGGGCACTCGCCTGGGTCACCGATCTCAACACTCGGCTGCATACCGAACAGGAACCGTACGACGACTGA
- a CDS encoding helix-turn-helix domain-containing protein, translated as MPPRRAVTGRSQEPRQRFIEELRLLRAQKGVSLRQVGEALGWDWSLFGKMEGGQTIGSPEVAQALDQYYGTKDLLLTLWELAAGDPKQFKERYRRYMTLEAEALSLWHYGVSLLPGMLQTDGYARVVLAAGGTKGEELTRDVEARVGRRKLLLGEDAPPFRTILSEAVLRTSLEDAEEWRKQLENLAEAAARPNVTLHVLPHDSGPHGLVSTDVMFLRLLDGRTVAYTENAHRGELIEETSSVERLQRAYDAVRDLALSPAESRKFVMRMLEEVPCERSI; from the coding sequence CATCGAAGAGCTGCGATTACTGCGCGCGCAGAAGGGCGTCAGCCTGCGGCAGGTCGGCGAGGCGCTGGGCTGGGACTGGTCGCTGTTCGGCAAGATGGAAGGCGGCCAGACGATCGGCAGCCCAGAGGTCGCACAGGCGCTGGACCAGTACTACGGGACGAAGGATCTGCTGCTTACGTTGTGGGAGTTGGCGGCGGGCGACCCTAAGCAGTTCAAGGAGCGGTACCGGCGGTACATGACGCTGGAGGCGGAAGCGTTGAGCCTGTGGCACTACGGCGTGAGCCTTCTTCCGGGCATGCTCCAGACAGACGGGTACGCACGCGTAGTGCTGGCAGCGGGCGGCACCAAGGGTGAAGAGCTGACACGCGATGTCGAAGCGCGCGTAGGGCGCCGCAAGCTGTTGCTGGGGGAGGACGCGCCACCTTTCCGCACCATCCTCTCCGAGGCCGTGTTGCGTACGTCGCTAGAAGATGCCGAGGAGTGGCGAAAACAGCTGGAGAACCTGGCCGAGGCAGCTGCGCGTCCGAACGTCACGCTCCACGTGCTGCCGCATGACTCTGGTCCCCACGGCTTGGTAAGTACCGACGTGATGTTCCTGAGACTGCTCGACGGCCGCACCGTCGCCTACACCGAAAACGCTCACCGGGGCGAACTCATCGAGGAAACAAGTTCTGTTGAGCGTCTGCAACGCGCGTACGATGCGGTGCGTGACCTGGCATTGAGCCCGGCCGAATCGCGGAAGTTCGTCATGCGGATGTTGGAGGAAGTGCCGTGCGAGCGATCGATCTGA
- a CDS encoding DUF397 domain-containing protein, translating to MRAIDLSTVTWRKSTYSNPDGGQCIEVSDDLPALVPVRDSKHPQEPALLFSASAWSSFVTAVKSDRLPSA from the coding sequence GTGCGAGCGATCGATCTGAGCACCGTGACCTGGCGCAAGAGCACGTACAGCAACCCAGACGGCGGCCAGTGCATCGAGGTCTCCGACGACCTCCCCGCCCTGGTCCCCGTCCGCGACAGCAAGCACCCCCAAGAGCCCGCGCTCCTCTTCTCCGCCTCCGCCTGGTCGTCCTTCGTCACCGCCGTGAAGAGCGATCGACTCCCAAGCGCCTGA
- the radA gene encoding DNA repair protein RadA, producing the protein MATRKSSGKERPSYRCTECGWTTAKWLGRCPECQAWGTVEEFGGAPAVRTTAPGRVTTAALPIGQVDGKQATARSTGVPELDRVLGGGLVPGAVALLAGEPGVGKSTLLLDVAAKAASDAHRTLYVTGEESASQVRLRADRIGALDDHLYLAAETDLSAVLGHLDTVKPSLLVLDSVQTVASPEIEGAPGGMAQVREVAGALIRASKERGMSTLLVGHVTKDGAIAGPRLLEHLVDVVLHFEGDRHARLRLVRGVKNRYGTTDEVGCFELHDEGITGLADPSGLFLTRRAEAVPGTCLTVTLEGRRPLVAEVQALTVDSQIPSPRRTTSGLETSRVSMMLAVLEQRGRISALGKRDIYSATVGGVKLTEPAADLAVALALASAASDTPLPKNLVAIGEVGLAGEVRRVTGVQRRLSEAARLGFTHALVPSDPGKIPDGMRVLEVADVGAALSVLPKRVRREAPQEEGARR; encoded by the coding sequence ATGGCAACGCGTAAATCCTCGGGCAAGGAGCGCCCCTCCTATCGCTGTACGGAGTGCGGCTGGACCACCGCGAAGTGGCTCGGCCGCTGCCCCGAATGCCAGGCATGGGGCACGGTCGAGGAGTTCGGCGGCGCCCCCGCGGTGCGCACGACCGCACCCGGCCGGGTCACCACCGCGGCCCTGCCCATCGGCCAGGTCGACGGCAAGCAGGCCACCGCCCGCTCCACGGGCGTGCCCGAGCTGGACCGCGTCCTGGGCGGCGGCCTGGTCCCCGGCGCGGTCGCGCTGCTGGCCGGCGAGCCCGGCGTCGGCAAGTCCACCCTGCTGCTGGACGTCGCCGCCAAGGCCGCCTCCGACGCCCACCGCACCCTCTATGTGACGGGCGAGGAGTCCGCGAGCCAGGTCCGGCTGCGCGCCGACCGCATCGGCGCGCTCGACGACCATCTGTATCTGGCCGCCGAAACCGACCTCTCCGCCGTCCTCGGCCACCTCGACACGGTCAAGCCCTCGCTTCTGGTCCTCGACTCCGTGCAGACCGTCGCCTCCCCCGAGATCGAGGGTGCCCCCGGCGGTATGGCCCAGGTCCGCGAGGTGGCCGGCGCACTGATCCGGGCCTCCAAGGAACGCGGTATGTCCACCCTCCTGGTCGGCCATGTCACCAAGGACGGCGCCATCGCCGGGCCGCGCCTGCTGGAACATCTCGTCGATGTCGTCCTGCACTTCGAGGGCGACCGGCACGCCCGGCTGCGCCTGGTCCGCGGCGTCAAGAACCGCTACGGCACCACCGACGAGGTCGGCTGCTTCGAGCTCCATGACGAGGGCATCACCGGCCTCGCCGACCCCTCGGGCCTCTTCCTCACCCGCCGCGCCGAAGCCGTGCCCGGTACGTGCCTGACGGTGACCCTGGAGGGCCGCCGCCCCCTGGTCGCCGAGGTCCAGGCGCTCACCGTCGACTCCCAGATCCCCTCCCCCCGGCGCACCACCTCCGGCCTGGAGACCTCCCGGGTCTCGATGATGCTCGCCGTACTGGAACAGCGCGGCCGGATCAGCGCCCTGGGCAAGCGCGACATCTACAGCGCGACGGTCGGCGGCGTGAAGCTGACCGAGCCCGCCGCCGACCTCGCCGTCGCCCTCGCCCTCGCCAGCGCCGCCAGCGACACCCCCCTCCCCAAGAACCTCGTCGCCATCGGCGAGGTGGGCCTCGCGGGCGAGGTCAGGCGGGTCACCGGCGTCCAGCGGCGGCTGTCCGAAGCGGCCCGCCTCGGCTTCACCCACGCCCTGGTCCCCTCCGACCCGGGCAAGATCCCCGACGGAATGCGGGTGCTGGAGGTCGCCGACGTCGGAGCGGCCCTCAGCGTCCTGCCCAAGCGAGTGCGCCGGGAGGCCCCACAGGAAGAGGGCGCACGCCGGTAG
- a CDS encoding DUF397 domain-containing protein has translation MRSIDLSTMTWRKSTYSNQDGGACVEISDDLLTAVTWRKSSYSNSDGGACVEVSDDLPALVPVRDSKHPQGPTLLFSASTWSSFVTAVKSGQLPNA, from the coding sequence GTGCGATCAATCGACTTGAGCACCATGACCTGGCGTAAGAGCACGTACAGCAACCAAGACGGCGGGGCCTGCGTCGAGATCTCCGATGACCTCCTGACCGCTGTCACCTGGCGCAAGTCCAGCTACAGCAACTCCGACGGCGGTGCCTGCGTCGAGGTCTCCGACGACCTCCCCGCCCTCGTCCCCGTCCGCGACAGCAAGCACCCCCAAGGCCCCACGCTGCTCTTCTCCGCCTCCACCTGGTCGTCCTTCGTCACCGCCGTGAAGAGCGGACAGCTCCCAAACGCCTGA
- a CDS encoding sugar phosphate isomerase/epimerase family protein, with protein MTEPVVRIPDAKVALSTASVYPESTATAFEIAARLGYDGVEVMVWTDPVSQDIEALRRLSDYHGVPVLAVHAPCLLITQRVWSTDPWVKLQRARTAAEKLGASTVVVHPPFRWQRSYAREFVRGVWRMEHETDVKFAVENMYPWRYRDREMLAYAPDWDPTNDDYRHFTVDLSHTATARSDALEMVERMGDRLAHVHLADGNGSAKDEHLVPGRGSQPCAAMLERLAATGFEGHVVVEVNTRRAMSAAEREADLAEALAFTRLHLASPTWVPGS; from the coding sequence GTGACAGAGCCAGTGGTGCGCATCCCGGATGCGAAGGTCGCGCTGTCCACGGCCTCGGTGTATCCGGAGTCGACGGCGACGGCCTTCGAGATCGCCGCGCGCCTCGGCTACGACGGCGTCGAGGTCATGGTGTGGACCGACCCGGTCAGCCAGGACATCGAGGCCCTGCGCCGGCTCTCGGACTACCACGGCGTGCCGGTGCTGGCCGTCCACGCCCCGTGTCTGCTGATCACCCAGCGGGTCTGGTCCACCGATCCCTGGGTCAAGCTCCAGCGCGCCCGCACCGCCGCGGAGAAGCTGGGCGCCTCGACGGTGGTCGTGCACCCGCCGTTCCGCTGGCAGCGCAGCTATGCACGGGAGTTCGTCCGCGGGGTGTGGCGGATGGAGCACGAGACGGATGTGAAGTTCGCCGTCGAGAACATGTACCCGTGGCGCTACCGGGACCGCGAAATGCTCGCGTACGCCCCGGACTGGGACCCCACCAACGACGACTACCGGCACTTCACGGTCGACCTGTCGCACACCGCCACCGCCCGCAGCGACGCGCTGGAGATGGTGGAGCGGATGGGCGACCGGCTGGCGCACGTCCATCTCGCCGACGGCAACGGCTCCGCCAAGGACGAGCACCTGGTGCCGGGGCGCGGCAGCCAGCCCTGCGCCGCGATGCTGGAGCGGCTGGCGGCCACCGGCTTCGAGGGCCATGTGGTCGTCGAGGTCAACACCCGGCGGGCGATGTCCGCGGCCGAACGCGAGGCCGACCTGGCCGAGGCGCTGGCCTTCACCCGGCTGCATCTCGCCTCGCCGACCTGGGTCCCGGGCTCGTGA